The sequence CATGCTTATCTAGGGAGTCTGAGTAATTTAACAAGGCTCACGCTTTCAGACGCAAAAACAAATGTTAAAGACCACATATTATGGAGTATTTGTGGATTGGACCACATCAAGGCTGATTTTGGAGGGAATTTTTGACTCGTCTTGTAGACCCATCCTTGCAAAAAATCagcattctaaaaaaaaattaaccacaTCAATCTTATGACTTGATCACTTCTAGTCATCAAATAAGCAACGAACTGATGATGGAGTTGCAATTTTATGAATTAGCTAGTTTTCTATGAGAATGAActacatgaaagaaaaaaaacatcctTACAAAACCATGAGTAGATTCACTACAAGGAGGCCTAAGTTTTTCACAAAAAAGTCAGCTATGTCGTCTGCAGGAGAAATGACAGTCCTTTAGCAATTACCTTATCATTATGGTGTGGCACCAATACCGGGGACTACCAAAGTTACAAAACTAATATATATGTAGGAAAGTTTGTGTTTGGCAGTTGCCTTCCTTAAATTGGCTAGTAGGTAATCATTCTAGTCGGATCTTACAAACTAATGATAGAACAAACCGAGTTGATAGTTTAGCGggaaaaaataaatattacaTGGTGATATCAAGTCATCATTATGACGTGTGGTAGCAGCGTAGAGTAGTGATTTGAAGTCAGACAACAACCTCATAACATGACAAAAAGATAAGCATGGTGTTTAATAGGTGGTACATACCTCCTGAAGCAACATTTCCAGCTCTAACAGAGGCACCAACTGGCTCATCCAATTTATGAACCGCCGCAGGATCAGCCATCCTTACCTGAGGAAGTCATATGCGCAAGTGTAAATGAAATGTAAACCATTTTCAGACAATTACTTATGCAAATTTCCGTGCACGTAAGATTCAACTACTGCTGCTTTCATAAGACACATGTTAAAATAAAAGCATAATCCAGCAGCTTGATTCACTGAATAGTCGGCAAATAACATCAAAAAATTGTTTCAATGTTCGAAAAACTTTTGACATGGGAAGTATGTTATGGATGATGATTCTAATTATGAGAAACATAGTAACCACTAATCAATTTCACacatttttgtaatcttttccATCAATGTGGTCACAACTGAAGAACCCCGTCACTTGATTCATTGTAGAAACTTTTACAATCACAACTTGGTTGTGTACGCTGGACAAAATACTTTAGCAATTTAGGTGTAATATGGTAGAATGAAAATGACCAGTGAAACCCAACCTCTTCACCATTCTAATAAAGTTTGATGATCTGGATGTAAGAGAAACTTTACTTCGCCTTGCTAGAGGTACTTAGATTTCGGGCCTAAATGGTCTGAATAACTTCAAACTCTAGGCCTTATCAACTTAATACAGAACTTATATACTTTGATGAGATCTCTCAGTCTCATGTATTATATTTCGATAGTAAGCATAACTTTAAGCCTTCGCTTAATTCCCAAATCAAAGTGAAATGCTCCAGTTTCAATGTTGCAAATGAGAGACGCCTAACGACCATTTATAGAGAAAATTGAAATTTTAAAGATTTCACAATATGTTCCACCAAATTTTCAAAATTAGCACAACTACGGATAACTATATCAGAAAACTCACGTGTTCACCAAGTTGAACTGATTGGATCAAAGCTGAAGTCCTTAAGCCCGTTGAGGACCGTAAGTCTTCAAAGTCAGATCCTGACTCCGCAgaacatatttcattatttacAGACTGTAAATAAAGTAAGAGCATTTTAGTCCACGAGGAATATAATATCAAACTGACCAGTTAAGAAATATAAGCAACTCCATGCATCTGATCTAGTATCACCTTGAAAACAGGCAATGTGACTGGCAAGTGTTTGTTGCCATCTCCATCATCAGAAGTACTGGATTCCCTCATATTATGTACTACCTGCACAAAAAGGGTCAGAAGAAGTGATGGATTAGCTTTCACTTTTAGACAAAAAAGTTACAAAAGGTCCAGGCAACTTGTTTTAACTTTTTAACTATTTAAGGTATTATATAAGTTCTTAACCCTGTTAACCATACGGGTACAAAAATCAACTAGGTTTATTACCTTAGTGCTAAACGGTACCTTATCTTAAAACTTCACTCAAGTACTGTTTTTTGTTGAAAATACCACAAACATACCACTTAATATATTCCCAGGTTTTGTTGTCTTAGTCACCTAGTTCATTATATATATAAAGGTCATTATGCAGGGCAACTGATTTAAGAAGACATACCTTCATTACTTCGGGATCATTCCATGGTCCCTTACCAGATCTAAGACACCCACCTAAAGTTGAACATGTGCAAGAGCCACCAAGAAAATCCGGCAATTGGCTTTTGAAAAGGAgaagaatatcaaaattttagAACAATCGTTATAACACACCTCCAAAACACTAAAACAAAGAGCAAGAGAAGATCAAACCTTGAATCTATAAGTTGCAGCAGCTTATTCTGGTATTTGTTTCCTAAAACCTGTGAATTAAGCCAAAAGTTAAACACTGTTACTTTGTGTAATACATGTCAATGGCCCACAAAAAAGTGAAGTACCTTACATTTATCTTTGCAGTAGTCCTTGGGTCAAGAAAACCTTTTACAGTGTTCCACAGTAACTTAAACCCATTGCCCGCATTAACAATGTACATCTGATGTAAAGTCTGCAAAACAGAAGCTGGTACAAGTAAAACATCTGTGATTATTTCTTAAGAACTAGATTCATGTTCTAAGTTTTTTGTACTGAACACACACCTCTGGATAATTATTACCATCAATCTTTTGTATGCGCATAAGAAGATCATTTGCAACCTTTCCAAAACTCATCCAGTTCTGCATAACAACTGCGTCAGGAGAAACGTAGACTACCAAACAGGAAAAATAACAAATGGAGGACTATCTTTAGGCTCAAAGCTTACCACCCCATTGACATCCAATATTGTTGTTGTCGTATCAATATGTCTCTTGGCTGCAATTGAACATGCTGGAAACTTCTCAAGGAAGGTCTTCTCAAACCCCTGAACATGGTACTTCAGAAACCGGTCCACTGTGGTCACATTCATTAGCTTACCTGGTTCAACTTTACCAACTCTTTCTATATATACAGGTCTCCCCTCTTTGTCTACCCCATGGTAACCATGAGGATAATGACGTTGAACTTCGTCAAATTCTTCAAAATTGAAATCCTGAATAAAAGTTCATTAATTTTTAAATCCTTAGAATGCTGAGAATGATTCTAAAGGTAGTGGAACATCGACAACAGGGTTAGATTTCTTAGAATATTAGTGTGAGTCACTAGTGAAGTCAGGATTTATTAGTTCTGTGACTTATTAAAGCTGACTATTGTAGTAAGAAGTTCATGTCAGTCAACATACTAACTGTTACAGACTTAAAGAAGGAGATTCGTTAATGAACTTAATATCCGAAATTAAGGACCTAATCTCCACAACAAATTGAAGAAGTTTAAGTTTTTGGCAGCATTGTTTCAACTAGTATGTGAGACTAAAGACCTAACTTCAAATTACAAAATGAATGAAAACTCCATCACTTCTGTTCTGTAGCACTTGCAGATACATCTCACTAGAATCTTATAGTGCGATATAATGTCAACTGTCTACGAAAGTTGGATTCTCAAAGAAGGTGTGAACTCCAAGTCATCAACTAGCATTcaactatatataaaaaaacGGGTGTGGACAAGCCACATAGGAACTCAAACATCAGAAGCAACTCAAGAATAATCCTATCCTAAAGATCGATATTCACCCTCTCTTGTTAACTCTAGTATCATGGCACACTGATCACTTTAGCAGGTCCTTGGTCCCTGTAGCATGTGCCAGGCATCTGAAGGTGTAGTTTCTATTGAAGTTATGTATTTCAGGTCCTATGGACATGGTGTTACAATAGATTATCTAAGTACCACTGCACAATGTTAGCTCTCAAGACCCAACTAATAACTCGATCTTTCATAAAAAGAACTCCCGGTGGACACCCATCCTAAAAAGTTGTGTCAGTTATAGTTTACATACTGGCTTTCAGATAACAATCTAAGGTAATGCTGATTAAAACTATTCAGAGGTGTGACAGGTGTCGCAATAAGCATTTTGAAAGAATATGATGAAGCATTGTAGATGGCATAACACTAACACTATTCAATAAAGAAACTGGTACTGATAACACATCTTATAGGTACCTGTAAAATAGAATCCACACCGAACTCTTTTCTCCATTGGAGCATTTCTTCCCACATGTGAAGTGCCTTTTCAATATCAAATTTCCTTGCTTTCAAAAATCTGCAGCAAACCATATTCTCAATACCAAATGAAAATTATGCTGATTCCACACTGATTAAGCAATgaattatttagttttgtaccTCCTCATTGTATGGTAATCATCATGTTGAGCTGGAAGTAGATCCTTGGAAATTAAGACCTTCCTAAACGCCTCAACTGATTCTACCTCCTCTGCATCTCTATAATCCTCAATCGGAAACCTACAATCACTTACTCTTCCCCTTCGCCGTTTAATACTATGACTCAATTTAGTAGAAGCATGCATAGCTTTCTTTTTGAGAGATCCGATCCTAGCTCTTCTAATTCTCTCATCATCAAATATTATATCAGGATCCGATTTCcttgaaatttcttcttcttgaactAATAATCCTTCACCAACTACTacaatcaaaaaataaaacaagaattaTCCACCGGATCCGGAAAAACAaatctcaaaaaagaaaaaaaaatgaaatacaaTTTACCTGTCATTCTTTTCGATTGCAATTCAATTAGACGGATTCTGATTTCATCTAcattaaacaacaacaacaaatttacACACTCAATTCCCAAATCTGAtatcaaacaaaatcaaaagaaaacttaAAAATTACAAACCTGAGCTCCTCGGCAACAAAGATCCAGTTGTTGTGAATTCAGAATGACTAAACAAATtggaaatcaaataaaaacaaaaattcaaataacAAATTCccaaatacaaggaaaaaaaaatgaattatcAAAAGAAATCTCTCTATCAAACAATAGATTAAAGGTATTAGTTGTTGGACAATTCAGACTCTAAAAAGccacactttctctctcttactcTTCCAATAAAAACACACACTATGGAAGTGGGAGGAGGAGGAGTATATTTTATTATTACAGAATTTAATACTATTttttttccatatatatatatatatatatatatatatgaaagctTGGGGGAAATACAAACGAACAAGCAAACCAAAGCAACGCAAAGCAGCTCGTTATATTAGTTGGGTTTCTTTCtgcgaagacgaagaagaagtaaGAAAGAAAAGTGTTGGCGTTTTTTTGGTATTTAACGCCCCCACGTtacgttgttgttgttttttactGCGAAGTTGAAATTGGAATAGAATTTTTATTTGGAATTATTCGAAAAGAACATTTAATATTGATTACTTTTTCTACTGATTCTGCAATACAGTATACAGTACAACGGGTTAAGGGAGAATAGGATGGCCAGGTGGGGTTTTAGTACTATGCAGCAAACAAAAAATATCTAGTTTTGGGTTGGAGGGTTGTTTGGTACTGGTCCTCTCTTGCACACATCAATAGCACCACCGCTGACAACCTGAACCCACTCTTGTAAAGTCCACCGTTATTATATTGCCAAGTAGTATAATTTTGAAGGTCCACTGATATTCCTCCTAAATTTTGGTTGAGAAACTTTACGTGGTAGTAGTTTTATTCTGGATTTGGAATTTAGATTCATCAAATCCATTACTCAGCGATAATTACCTGCCACAAAAGGCAACTGATAACACTTTACCAGAAGTGGGATCGTAACTTCCAGTCTTCCATACTATTCCTCCTAATTGGCAGTATTTGTGGATTCCAATTCTATGCACTGTAGTTTTTGTGTTTGTGACGTCacaatttcttcatctgatttAATTTAATACtatgagggaggatccatggacatgATTTATGTCATTTCTTTTTCCAAAATCCAAACGACAATggatttaagtctatattttgaTATAGGACTCTACATTCTTATAGaaaatgagcacaattcgagataccaaacctcaccatctaccgatcttaatttcaaccgttaactttTAACGGCTaatattcaaaggggtagatggtggtgttataggTCTCAGAgttgtgctcatttttggtaggaatgtagagaaacatatcatcaaaatattaaatttaaattCAGTGTCATTTGATTTTTGCGAAGAAAATCATGTATGATAGTGTACGTCTAAAAGTGTCCCTATGTTTGGTATGCTTTGTAGCTAAGAGGCAGAGATTGCTTGGGAAAAAAATTAGCCAGCAGTGGGAAGCATTTGACCTTTTGTACAAATACACATGGTTATGCCGACTAGGAAACTACACATCATGTGGTGGTACCATATCCAACATCACAATCACTTTACTCATTAATGCAAACTCCTAATTCGAGATGCCACCTGATAATATGAACATATTCAGTATGTCTGAAAGAAAAGAAATCTTTtccacaaaagaaagaaaaattacacTGAAGGCATCCGATGATGGCATTCACATGGGCGGTACTTTCCAACCTAGATTAAAACAAGTTGTACAGTGTACACAAAGATGTCAAGGTGAAAAGTTTTTAAGGCTAAATTATTTAAAAATTGGTTATCGGCTTCATTTAATCAACAGAAATTTCACTGGCTCAGCCATTAATTTTACAGTATTATCATAAGTTTGTCGGGACTTCGAGGGTCAGTACTTCTTAAGCTTTTTGAATGCCACCAAGAAGTCCTGGAATAGTATGACTATTAAGTACTAACAACTATATTTGGAGGGAAAATAAAGGTGTCTCCCGCCTAACCCTCATAGATGGTGCCATAGTGCCCTTCCGGGGCCCAACAAGCAAGGGATACAATGACAATTAGTCAAGAAAAATATCAGTACTTGCAGTTATCAAAGAACTAACTGTGACCCTGACTAGTCATCCTCCCATATTCATATTCTGTGGATCATATTTCGGGTATTTATGTGATACCACAATTAGTCTACCGAAATGTATCTGAGACTTGTAGGGCTAGATAGCAACCCGCAAAATTTGTTAATACAACATGGTTCTTGCGGCAAATTTCGTGGTATGTGAGCATAACACTAAGACAAACAGTGTCCTACCAGTGTGTATACATATTACATTTAAGAGTACCTGTTATCTCCTCTTGACCACTTCTTGATTTAGCTTCACACAGATTCTAGACAACATCATGTTCTCAGCTTTGATTCATTTAGAAGTAGCATTTCCGCATGAAGCTCTACCAAAGTTGGTGTTACTGTCAACCAAAACACAACAGTTTTGAGAACCAAGTACCAGAAAATATGAATGCACAATAGGATGCTAAATACTGATAGTCAACTACCTCATTCAAATGTAAAATACGGTAGAGTTGCTCACAAGTATTCAGGAATATGTCGTTTTCAGCAAACAAACTGGTACCTGGCTCAGCTACTCCCATGGATACCCCAATGTGCACCACTTCGACAGCGTCTCTTCTTCGAGCCAACCTGCAAAGTAGAGTTTATATGATCCACACTGGCTGGTTATTCCTGAAAAGCTATTTAGAAGATAAATGAAGAGGAAATGAAGTTCGCTGCTGAACAAAAATGCACGGGTAGCACAGCCTTTAAGTTCTCCATTGCTTCCAATActtctttcttcattttcttttctccCGATTTTTCAAAGGGGTGAAACTCTTGAAAGCATCAAAGTGAGAAAACTATTCATGTTTCGCATACAAGAAATACCGATTGGATATCAAGTTATCAACGCATCTCCCATATATGCAACAATTTCCTGACAGTTACATGTTTCCAAAGCGAATCAATCAAGGTTTCCAGTCCTATTCAAACTTCAGAAAGACAGGGAAGGCATAAGcaatggtaaaaaaaaattgtaccagTCCTATTCGAAcatcataaaaaaaattgtacCAGCAATATACACTACTAATACATGGTAAAAAAGGCTGAAACATAGATTGTAGCATCAAATTCATATGATTCTTCGGTCCACATGGTTGGACCTCGTTGAATTCGATGATGATTATAAAACTTTCAACAATAATTATATcggaatggtttttttttttgaagcaatataTCGGAATGGTATCTATAGCTAAGAAGGTTAAAAACTGTAGCATTTAGAATGCAGGGGAAGTTCAAAACTACAAAACTGGGCAGTGAAAAAATTAAACCAAACTGCAGTTCAGAGTTGGTTTACCAGTGCTAGGCAAATAAATGAAACACTCAAAATTAGACATCAGCATGTTCTATGTTTGCTTTTAGCTGAAAACCTAATTATGTTCCATAAAGTAAACAAGAATAATTTAAACAGATCAGGATATTAAAGGTCAATATACAAGACACTGACAAGTGCCAGTAGTATCACATGCATTAATCATCAATAGATCATCTTTAATATCTAATCCTTCTAATATTGAATAATCCATAagcaatgaaacaacaaaagtaaTCTGTCTGCTCCTTCATTAAACTATTACTCCTAAATTCTATTTAAGGAAGACTTCCCCATCACAATTCCAAGTTCCTGATTATGAAAAGCAATCAATACCAGTCAAACTAACAGAAGGTACTGATTTTAGACAGAGAAGAACAGAATTGCCTAATGAAGAGCTGTTCAGCTGAATTTTCTCTGGTATGCATGGAAGACATTGTAGTTGGACAATTAATTGCTGATGGACATATGGTTGCAGATGGTCTGCAGAATAGTTCATGAATCTACCGAGATTGGCAACATATTCTATTGGATGGATGAGGCATGATGGTACATTTCTAAATGGTATATGATTACTGTGACGGAGTCCTGGGGTTTACAGATCTCTATGCTGAATACACAATTCCTATCACCAGGGAATAACATCATTTCTAACAATCTTACAGTTGCAACACCTTTAGATGGAACTGAAGCATGCACATCTTAATCAGCAGTTATTTCTGGCAACACTATTAAAATGGAGAAAAAAACACACATCAAAGTCGACATTGTCCAAGCATTTAGCACGCCCGAATAAAAATTCAAGTTTACCATTGCTTCATGGAATCATGGCATAAAAGATTTCAACTTTCCTACAGTGATCAAATTGGACTTTGGCTTTGTGTGTAATTGGAGACTAAAGAGTAAGGTTCATACCCTATTATATATAAGCATTAAAGAGCTGATAAACTCGCAGCCCTCCAGTAAGCTCACTGGGAGCATACAAGGGGCACTGCAGGGAGTTGTACATTCTTCAATCTGGATAGGAGATTCACAAGGGAAGAAACAAAAGAACTTGCGGAATACAAGCTCTAAAAAAATTCAGATAAACAACATTTCATTGATGATAATGTAGATCTGTGTTGATGATATTCAAAGAACCCTGGATGAAACTAAAATTGCCGCAAACAAAATTATATGTTATATAACATCTTAAGTCATGACATACCAGTACTTAGCCTGAAAATTGTAAGTTTTATTTATAACACACTACCTCAATAGACCTTCCGAATTACTTTACTTTACTTCACTAAGCAACTTAAGTGTTACATCTTCAAGGCATACTTGAATGTGCTGAATCATCCCATAGGATAATGAGTAATGACTTGTGTTATACAGCTGTTTTCTTATATTACACATTACAACTATTAAGCTAAATTGTCAGACATATCAAACACCAACACGCTcagttaattattattattattattattattatatacagCTTAGTATTTACAAGAAACTTCCAGCAACAGAAGTATGAGATATTATGACCACACTAACTAAAAGCAAGAGTATACGAATAACACTAATTTCATTTTTCATAGACCTGTGTATGGAGGTGGATGGAATTCTTATTAAGTACCTTAGCAGATGGAGGAGGTAAAGAAGCTTGCCGTGCAGCCTTTCCAGGTTCGTTTAACTGCCGGATCTCCCGAAGCTGACTGGCTATGTCCTCCAATAGTTGCAATTGGATTTGTTCTCTTTCTCGGGGTTCAACAGAAATATGAAGCTTCTCTCTTCCTTCTTGAACAACCCTTAGCCTTTCTCTGAGTCGCTCAACCTCAGTTTCAAGTTTCATCCTTTCACTATCAACCCCAGATGtggaactcctctttagtaaGTCAAAATGTATGTCTTTGCCCACTGATTTATCTACTGGTAGCAACACATTTGTGATGTCAGAATAGCTTCTGTGGATGTCAGGATGGGCTTCAGCACTGCTTGCACTAGGGCGATCATGACTCCTGAAACCAGAAGTATGAAGCGGAAAAGATGATGTACTAAATTCCTGGTTATTAGTCTTCGAATCATCATCAATGACATGGACATCGTAAACACTTTCAAAAGATAGATCCCTGACCCCGTGATCAGTATCTTTCCCTTGCTTCTTCAGATCCGTAACATCAAATGGAAAACTAATTTCAGTATCACTACGCATTTGGCCTGTCTCGGAAGCAACCCCTTGGAATAGGCTACAGTTATCCTTACGCTTTTCATCTTCATCCAGTAAAATAATTGTTTTTTCATGCAAATCAGGTCCATGTACCTCCTCGAACGATTTTTCAGACCTACAGCCTGCCTCTAGTGCCAACCCCGGATGTTGCGGAGCAGATGGTTGTTTGTCAGATGATACTATCCTTTTCTCCAGCAACTTCTGCTCAAGTTCATCCATGCACTCAGATACAACTCGATGCTGTTTTTCAGCGTCTAAGGCTCTCTGAATATTCACTCGTCTTAGAGAATCACCATCTTCAAGACTGTCTGATGAAGGTAATCTCTCCCCAACAGCGAACACAGGATCCTGTTTCTTAACATCAAACTCAACTGATTTGTCCACATTGTCTACTGTCTCCTTGTTGCTCATGGACTCACTAAGCTTTAGCAGCATAAGCATCGGGTCTTCGCTCGAATTGAAGGAAGCATGGCCTTCCCCAATCATGTCCTCCATTGAAAGAAGGTCACCTTCTGAGTGCTCATTCCTAAGACCCATGTTCTTCCTATAAGCTTCAACTTCCTTCTCCAAAAAGTGTTTCTCCCTTTCTCTTCTCACAAGGATCTCCTTAAGAATGGTCATCTCTTCAGCATCGTAAGCATGTTTTTCTTCTATCATTCTCTGATATTGCCGTGCTTCCATTTCTATAGATGCTTTCTCCTCCTGCAGACGCAATATCATTGCCATAGCCTCATCGGCTGCTGATGCAGCAGCACTTCTCTcctcctccaactccctgtaaaGAGCAATTCGAGCAGCATGCTCTTCTTCAAGTGCATTTTCCAAGATTCTAACTGAATGTGCATCGTTTCCATCTAATCCTAGCTCTCGCTTAACATCATACACAGATTCCCCAGCAGAAGATGCACCCTTCTCTGTATTCTTATCTTCATCCAGCGACTCCGTCATCTGAAAACCACTCTGGACTCCTTGATTTGAGTTGATGTCGGCTGGTACTTCCTTTACCTCTAAAATGCCATAATATATAAAAGGTCAGGACTCAGAAGTGAGGATCAATGAAAGCTTATCATTTTCACAAAGCTGCAAAAGTTTAAATGAAGTCACCCTACAACAAACTCACTTCagataaaagaacaacaaaaatttAAGAGCAAGTTTTACTTGCTTCCCCAACCAATGCTCGAAGCCTATACATCACATGCTTCTGAACCTCAAACTGTGAGCAATACTCACATAATTCGTTTAATCATCTCGGAAGGTAAAATAATCTAAAGGATCTATGCAGCAAAACAGTCCAGTATCTAAATTTTGTCCGACACTCGGTGACGAATACTTTTAAATGTTGAGGGTATTATGTGTGTAGCTGCACAAAATTGTACTTCAAACATGATCTTCAGATCTGAATTAATGTCTTGCATGTTATCCTGTACAGCAGTTTCCAATCCAACAAACCAATTAAACTAAGCACATAATAAATGTGACAATAGCTATGCAGATGCCAGTGTCATTGTGTCAGTCTTTTCTAGCTCTCCCTGTCGAACACCACATACCAATACTGTTCAACACCAAGACACGTACCCATTTTAACGTTGCATATAGGTATGCTCTATTAAGAGgattaaaataaaacctaaatcaTTCTCTGGACAATTGAATATGAAAAGCTAAAATTCAATTTTAAGCGGAACCTACACAATTAAATAAATaagcaaaataaaacaaaaggttAAGGCATTCATTTAAGGATAGCAAACCAATTACCTTGGCTTGCATTTATTGCTGGATTCACAGCCACCTGATTCTCCTCTTctatatcatcatcatcagaaaacaCTCTCCTCCTTGTTTGATCACCACCATAATTCGAAGGCGAAACATCTCGCTTACTCGACTGTTGAAGATTATCAGAAACAGATGAGAATTGGCTATGTTCAACAGCAGAAGCTCTTTTCCGTCTTCGAATAACCCTAGTTTTCTGATTCAAAACAGTCTTACCCTTAACCAATCCATTTTCACTAGAATTAAGTAATCCAACAACTTCACTTCTAATTGGTGCCCTAGCATCAGAAACAGAACTACAAGAACCATCACCATATTCTCCTCCTCCACCACCGCTATCCAATTCCACAAACCCACTACCATCAAACCGATCTCTATTATGATCTCTAACTAATTTCAAATTCAACTGTCTACCTTGTTGATCTTTCATCAAAATCGAATCAAACGGAAATTTACTAATAACAGACATATGAACAGAAGAGATCTTACCAGAAGGAGCATCCGTTAAGAATCTATTAACACATTTAGTTCGATCATTAAAGAAAAATCCATTACAAGGACATGGTAAATATAAACCAAATATTGATAAgaatttacaagtgatgaaaactAGAGTTGATCCACATAAGAGGAGATAAGCTAATGAAAGATCTAGAAAAGCTCCTACTAGTGAAGAAAATGTCCATGAATGAATCGGATGTGATGCCATAGAGATTTTTTAAGAAGAGAAGtagaaatgaagatgaaaatgaaaaattgaaaccctaattttgatttttcaaagaaGGAAGGAGTAATAAGTATCGTGGGTGGGAGTTTTAAGTTGAAAAGAAATGATTAATTTGAGAGTTTGAAGTTGACGAAGACAGAGAACTGCTACATGTTTATTATGTGATGGAAAGTACCGAATCTTAGGTGGGATGTCTGAGCAGGAGGTGCAGGACCAGGAGAGCCAGATAGAGTAGTCAGCTCGGGTGTTTCGGCCCCGAGGGAGACGctgtcttgtctttttttttctttctaatattatgattttttaattaaaGTTTCGGTAaagttttttctgtttttgtCTGGTTTATATTTTTGGAACCTACAAACAAAGTTAGCTGGACGTAGTGACAGAATAGAAATGAACACCATCTAGGCATTTAGGTCTTATCCATGTTCGATTAAGTGCCTGGTTCACTCCTTGGCGGTTGATGTTCAAAGACTTTCAGCTTAATAAAGTTTAGTTGCGATTACGATTACTTCAAAATTGGTTACCTTTACAAATTTGACACTAAAAGTTACACTTTTTATCGTCTTTGAAATTCTTTAGCATATTTTAACGGGTGGAGCGACTTTAAAGTGCAGCTAAATTTTCAGcacaaatttctttttttttaataaacaatCAAACTTTTTATTAATGTAAAt comes from Papaver somniferum cultivar HN1 chromosome 7, ASM357369v1, whole genome shotgun sequence and encodes:
- the LOC113296777 gene encoding phosphatidylinositol/phosphatidylcholine transfer protein SFH9-like isoform X1, translating into MTVVGEGLLVQEEEISRKSDPDIIFDDERIRRARIGSLKKKAMHASTKLSHSIKRRRGRVSDCRFPIEDYRDAEEVESVEAFRKVLISKDLLPAQHDDYHTMRRFLKARKFDIEKALHMWEEMLQWRKEFGVDSILQDFNFEEFDEVQRHYPHGYHGVDKEGRPVYIERVGKVEPGKLMNVTTVDRFLKYHVQGFEKTFLEKFPACSIAAKRHIDTTTTILDVNGVNWMSFGKVANDLLMRIQKIDGNNYPETLHQMYIVNAGNGFKLLWNTVKGFLDPRTTAKINVLGNKYQNKLLQLIDSSQLPDFLGGSCTCSTLGGCLRSGKGPWNDPEVMKVVHNMRESSTSDDGDGNKHLPVTLPVFKSVNNEICSAESGSDFEDLRSSTGLRTSALIQSVQLGEHVRMADPAAVHKLDEPVGASVRAGNVASGDGNISSVLATQPTDLISHLKRLGVTFVLKLLAVLHLVLYMLRKMWERGNMVKRSEENQRHTDLINPVAQDQVASIPVEVETVRPYMQRLQRLEELVTEISNKPVKIPLEKEDILLESLNRIKGIEFDLQKTKRALHATSSKHVELAQSLENLKEPGIRKRNSCWYRNCGGSYSSEA
- the LOC113296777 gene encoding phosphatidylinositol/phosphatidylcholine transfer protein SFH9-like isoform X2: MTVGEGLLVQEEEISRKSDPDIIFDDERIRRARIGSLKKKAMHASTKLSHSIKRRRGRVSDCRFPIEDYRDAEEVESVEAFRKVLISKDLLPAQHDDYHTMRRFLKARKFDIEKALHMWEEMLQWRKEFGVDSILQDFNFEEFDEVQRHYPHGYHGVDKEGRPVYIERVGKVEPGKLMNVTTVDRFLKYHVQGFEKTFLEKFPACSIAAKRHIDTTTTILDVNGVNWMSFGKVANDLLMRIQKIDGNNYPETLHQMYIVNAGNGFKLLWNTVKGFLDPRTTAKINVLGNKYQNKLLQLIDSSQLPDFLGGSCTCSTLGGCLRSGKGPWNDPEVMKVVHNMRESSTSDDGDGNKHLPVTLPVFKSVNNEICSAESGSDFEDLRSSTGLRTSALIQSVQLGEHVRMADPAAVHKLDEPVGASVRAGNVASGDGNISSVLATQPTDLISHLKRLGVTFVLKLLAVLHLVLYMLRKMWERGNMVKRSEENQRHTDLINPVAQDQVASIPVEVETVRPYMQRLQRLEELVTEISNKPVKIPLEKEDILLESLNRIKGIEFDLQKTKRALHATSSKHVELAQSLENLKEPGIRKRNSCWYRNCGGSYSSEA